From a region of the Flavobacterium sediminilitoris genome:
- a CDS encoding MBL fold metallo-hydrolase: MKLTIHGYSTALFATWYFIEELGILFDAGDGLTSGLMSKCGKIKNIFISHADRDHLTGLLQYNQLFSIHQPKIYYPKDAQSFPFLNQFFANFDPHAKGTTWQAIDKNQTIDVKEKISVEAIENEHVVTKNGMIKSLSYKVWETKKKLKPEFTNLEPTQLRALRQEKGDDFVLEELKTNILSYSGDTPVVDYKRYDNSKVLIHEATFLTKAETNTKAKKNSHSSLEEVMEMVSNCTIDQLILGHFSSRYHTEEIDLKIKELVKQFNIKIPVFRLPIGKVSKDILNGNPIN, encoded by the coding sequence ATGAAACTAACCATACACGGATATTCAACAGCCTTATTTGCTACTTGGTATTTTATAGAAGAACTAGGAATCCTTTTCGATGCTGGAGACGGATTAACATCGGGTTTGATGAGTAAATGCGGAAAAATAAAAAACATATTCATTTCTCATGCCGATAGAGATCATCTTACTGGATTGTTGCAGTATAATCAATTATTCTCAATTCATCAACCAAAGATATATTATCCAAAAGACGCACAGTCATTTCCATTTTTAAATCAGTTTTTTGCCAATTTCGATCCGCATGCAAAAGGAACAACTTGGCAAGCCATTGATAAAAATCAAACAATTGATGTAAAAGAGAAAATTAGTGTAGAAGCTATAGAAAACGAGCATGTTGTCACCAAAAATGGAATGATAAAGAGTTTAAGTTATAAAGTTTGGGAAACCAAAAAGAAACTAAAACCCGAATTTACTAATTTAGAACCAACACAATTAAGAGCTTTACGACAAGAAAAAGGAGATGATTTTGTTTTGGAAGAACTAAAAACGAATATTCTTTCCTATTCTGGAGACACACCAGTGGTAGATTATAAGCGTTATGATAATTCCAAAGTATTGATACACGAAGCAACCTTTTTAACAAAAGCAGAAACCAATACAAAAGCTAAAAAAAACAGTCACAGTTCACTAGAAGAAGTAATGGAAATGGTAAGTAATTGTACTATTGACCAACTCATTTTGGGGCATTTTTCTTCTCGTTATCACACAGAAGAAATTGATTTGAAAATTAAAGAATTGGTAAAGCAATTTAATATCAAAATTCCAGTATTTCGTTTACCAATCGGAAAAGTAAGCAAAGATATTTTAAACGGAAATCCCATAAATTAA
- a CDS encoding metallophosphoesterase: protein MKQKRTLVFGDIHGGLRALQQLFERAKITIDDRLIFLGDYVDGWNESAETVQFLIKTAENQECIFIKGNHDLWCGRWLELGASNPVWEEHGGKSTKESYLKTGYIINENHKVFFQNLKNYYIHKNSKLFLHAGFTSIHGVEKEQNESDYYFDRTLWETAVAMDKHLKKTSELYPKRLKHYNEIYIGHTPTINYGIDTPMNKANVWNIDTGAAFMGKLTCLDIETKEFWQSDVVQTLYPNEKGRN from the coding sequence ATGAAACAAAAAAGAACACTCGTTTTCGGAGATATTCATGGAGGATTAAGAGCTTTACAACAATTGTTTGAAAGAGCTAAAATCACTATTGATGATAGATTAATTTTTCTAGGAGATTACGTTGATGGTTGGAACGAATCAGCAGAAACAGTTCAGTTTTTAATAAAAACTGCTGAAAATCAAGAATGTATTTTTATCAAAGGAAATCATGATTTGTGGTGTGGAAGATGGTTGGAATTAGGAGCATCAAATCCTGTTTGGGAAGAACATGGAGGGAAATCAACCAAAGAGAGTTATTTAAAAACAGGTTATATAATTAACGAAAATCACAAGGTGTTTTTTCAGAACTTGAAAAATTATTATATACATAAAAACAGTAAGCTGTTCCTTCATGCAGGATTTACGTCTATTCATGGTGTTGAAAAAGAACAAAACGAGTCTGATTATTATTTTGATAGAACCTTATGGGAAACAGCAGTAGCTATGGATAAACATCTTAAAAAAACTAGTGAATTATATCCAAAACGATTAAAACATTATAACGAAATTTATATTGGACATACTCCAACTATAAACTACGGTATTGATACCCCTATGAATAAAGCTAACGTTTGGAATATTGATACTGGAGCAGCTTTCATGGGTAAACTAACTTGTTTAGATATTGAAACGAAAGAATTTTGGCAAAGCGATGTAGTGCAAACATTATATCCAAATGAAAAAGGGAGAAATTAG
- a CDS encoding RNA 2'-phosphotransferase, which yields MNEKITKDTSKFLSLVLRHAPEKIDLTLDENGWANVDELITQCNKFHKKLDYALLDYVVENNDKKRFAFNEDKTKIRASQGHSISIELELKEVEPIHFLYHGTVYKFIQAIRKEGLQKMSRQHVHLSQDRETAIKVGSRRGKPVILSINAPKMYQDGFKFYISENGVWLTNEVPAAYIEF from the coding sequence ATGAACGAAAAAATAACAAAAGATACAAGCAAATTCCTTAGTTTAGTACTAAGACATGCACCAGAAAAAATAGACTTAACCCTAGACGAAAACGGTTGGGCAAATGTAGACGAGCTCATTACACAATGTAATAAATTTCATAAGAAATTAGATTATGCGCTACTCGATTACGTAGTAGAAAACAATGATAAAAAACGATTCGCTTTCAATGAAGACAAGACTAAAATAAGAGCCAGTCAAGGACATTCCATTTCGATCGAATTAGAATTAAAAGAAGTCGAACCCATTCATTTTTTATATCATGGAACAGTCTATAAATTCATACAAGCCATTCGAAAAGAAGGCTTACAAAAAATGAGCAGACAACACGTGCATTTGAGTCAAGACAGAGAAACAGCCATAAAAGTGGGAAGCAGAAGAGGGAAACCTGTAATTTTGAGTATCAACGCACCAAAAATGTACCAAGACGGTTTCAAATTTTACATATCAGAAAACGGAGTTTGGTTAACCAATGAAGTACCAGCAGCATATATTGAATTTTAA
- a CDS encoding O-acetyl-ADP-ribose deacetylase, whose amino-acid sequence MKLILTQGDITKTTVDAIVNAANTSLLGGGGVDGAIHRAGGKAILEECVAIRNKQGGCAVGEAVITTAGNLPSKYVIHTVGPVWNGDKEKKKLLLASCYKNCLQLAEKYELKSIAFPNISTGIYHFPKNEAAKIAIETVKQFPVESIQEITFVCFDEENYKLYEQLL is encoded by the coding sequence ATGAAACTAATACTAACACAAGGCGACATAACAAAAACAACAGTTGACGCAATCGTAAACGCAGCCAATACTTCCTTGCTAGGTGGCGGTGGAGTGGATGGAGCGATTCATAGAGCGGGTGGAAAAGCTATTTTAGAAGAATGTGTAGCGATTCGAAATAAGCAAGGAGGTTGCGCAGTTGGTGAAGCGGTTATTACAACAGCAGGAAATTTACCTTCAAAATATGTGATTCATACCGTTGGTCCCGTTTGGAATGGAGATAAAGAAAAGAAAAAACTGTTATTAGCTAGTTGTTATAAAAATTGCTTACAATTAGCAGAAAAGTATGAATTAAAATCTATCGCTTTTCCAAACATAAGCACAGGAATTTATCACTTTCCTAAAAACGAAGCAGCAAAAATAGCCATTGAAACAGTAAAGCAATTTCCTGTTGAAAGCATACAAGAAATAACCTTTGTCTGTTTTGATGAAGAAAATTATAAGTTGTACGAACAACTTTTATAA